The following are from one region of the Corylus avellana chromosome ca1, CavTom2PMs-1.0 genome:
- the LOC132184094 gene encoding eukaryotic translation initiation factor 2A: protein MAAIDPSPSLEILVRGPEGFSLWNGPPFSNGQPGIKIEKVPCSNAKFSEDGSRLLVMKSDNVLSIYDCSSSKEIRSFQLPNLAAASLSPCGNFIQTFQKASTPQEKNLIVWKTETGDAVYHQFQKNMTKATWPSIQFSSDETVACRLATNEIQFFDAGDFSKGVVHRIRVPGVAAIELSKAPGSHVAAFVPESKGVPASVQIFACGKDSQSQPIARRSFFRCSTVQLNWNHGSTGLLVVVQSDVDKTNQSYYGESKLIYLTTDGTYEGVVSLRKEGPVHDVQWSSSGSEFAVVYGFMPARATVFDKKCNPLLELGTGPYNTLRWNPKGKFLCLAGFGNLPGDMAFWDYVEKKQLGTTKAEWSVTSEWSSDGRYFMTATTAPRLQVDNGIKIFHYNGTLYFKKMFDKLYQADWKPVSPDRYGEIVELIKSIDSLKVEETKPQGQGSKASQASTKTTSNNPPAQKPAAYRPPHAKNAAAVQAELFGESPNEAMGKNASRNKKKREKQKEKKAAEAASGT, encoded by the exons ATGGCGGCCATTGACCCCTCACCATCTTTGGAGATCTTAG TTCGGGGACCAGAAGGGTTCTCACTATGGAACGGGCCTCCATTCAGCAATGGTCAACCTGGTATTAAGATTGAAAAGGTTCCTTGCTCGAATGCAAAGTTCAGTGAAGATGGATCCAGACTCTTGGTGATGAAATCTGACAATGTGCTTAGCATATATGATTGCAGCAGCTCCAAGGAAATCAGATCTTTTCAACTCCCCAATCTAGCTGCAGCTTCCTTGTCCCCATGTGGGAATTTTATTCAAACCTTTCAAAAAGCTTCAACACCacaggaaaaaaatttgatcGTATGGAAGACGGAGACTGGTGATGCTGTCTATCATCAATTCCAAAAGAACATGACAAAAGCCACATG GCCCTCAATTCAGTTTAGCTCTGATGAAACTGTTGCATGTCGGCTGGCAACTAATGAGATCCAATTTTTTGATGCTGGGGATTTCTCCAAAGGAGTTGTCCATCGGATTAGAGTTCCTGGAGTGGCTGCAATTGAGCTTTCTAAAGCCCCTGGGTCCCACGTGGCAGCATTTGTTCCAGAATCTAAG GGGGTTCCTGCCAGTGTCCAGATATTTGCCTGTGGAAAAGATTCACAGAGTCAACCTATTGCTCGTCGGAGTTTTTTCCGATGTTCAACAGTGCAATTGAATTGGAATCATGGCTCTACTGGGCTTCTAGTTGTGGTGCAGTCTGATGTTGATAAAACCAACCAAAGTTACTATGGAGAATCAAAGTTAATCTACTTGACAACAGATGGGACCTATGAAGGAGTCGTGTCTCTTC GTAAAGAGGGGCCTGTTCATGATGTTCAGTGGTCATCTTCCGGTTCAGAATTTGCAGTTGTTTATGGAT TTATGCCCGCTAGAGCAACTGTGTTTGACAAGAAGTGTAATCCTCTACTTGAGCTTGGAACAGGCCCATACAATACTCTCCGGTGGAACCCAAAAGGGAAAT TTCTATGTTTGGCAGGTTTTGGAAACTTGCCTGGTGATATG GCATTTTGGGACTATGTAGAGAAGAAGCAACTTGGAACAACCAAGGCTGAATGGTCTGTGACGAGTGAGTGGTCCTCAGATGGACGCTATTTCATGACTGCTACAACAGCTCCAAGACTACAAGTCGACAATGG GATTAAAATTTTCCACTACAACGGAACCTTATACTTCAAGAAGATGTTTGACAAGTTGTACCAG GCTGATTGGAAACCAGTCTCACCCGATAGGTATGGTGAAATTGTTGAACTCATCAAGTCTATTGACTCCTTAAAGGTCGAAGAAACCAAGCCACAAG GACAAGGGTCAAAAGCTTCCCAGGCTTCCACAAAAACCACCTCCAACAACCCTCCTGCACAAAAGCCTGCAGCATATCGCCCACCACATGCTAAGAATGCAGCTGCTGTTCAGGCAGAG CTGTTTGGGGAGAGTCCTAACGA AGCAATGGGCAAGAATGCATCGcgtaacaagaaaaaaagggagaaacagaaagagaaaaaggCTGCCGAGGCTGCCAGTGGTACATGA